A genomic region of Xanthomonas fragariae contains the following coding sequences:
- a CDS encoding PspC domain-containing protein: MSTTTLSRSLNDRMIAGVVGGIARRLGWSSTLLRVFFVIVSIASAAFPGILVYVILWLLLPNQAD; the protein is encoded by the coding sequence GTGTCCACCACCACACTGTCCCGTTCCCTAAACGACCGCATGATCGCTGGCGTCGTCGGTGGCATCGCACGCCGTCTCGGCTGGAGTTCCACGCTGCTGCGCGTGTTTTTCGTGATCGTCTCGATCGCCTCGGCCGCGTTTCCCGGCATCCTGGTCTATGTGATTCTGTGGCTGCTGCTCCCCAACCAGGCCGACTGA
- a CDS encoding class III poly(R)-hydroxyalkanoic acid synthase subunit PhaC: MKGPLGFSAEDLMQETLSMQRKLREGLKLLPDVEDVDYGATEREEVWRDGKVVLYRFVGEQAPVAKTPLLIVYALVNRPYMVDLQVDRSLVKGLLSHGQDVYVLDWGYPDRSERYLTLEDYLLRYIDGAVDHLRAKSGLDAVDLLGICQGGTFSLCYAALQRSKVRNLITMVTPVDFHTPDNMLSNWARMVDVDLFVDTMGNVPADLMNASYLMLKPFRLNLQKYVSLLDILDDKQALEDFLRMEKWIFDSPDLAGEAFREFVTLFYQRNGLVTGQVSIGGQAVDLQAVDMPVLNIYAEHDHLVPPDASRALRSLVGSDDYSELSFRGGHIGIYVSGRAQREVPVAIHRWLQERDGTT; encoded by the coding sequence ATGAAAGGCCCGTTGGGATTCAGCGCCGAAGACCTGATGCAGGAAACCTTGTCGATGCAGCGCAAACTGCGCGAGGGGCTCAAGCTGCTGCCTGACGTTGAGGATGTGGATTATGGCGCCACCGAGCGCGAAGAAGTCTGGCGCGATGGCAAGGTGGTGCTGTATCGCTTTGTCGGCGAGCAAGCGCCGGTGGCGAAGACGCCGTTGTTGATCGTCTACGCGCTGGTCAATCGCCCGTACATGGTCGATCTGCAGGTCGATCGCTCGCTGGTCAAGGGCCTGCTCAGTCACGGCCAGGACGTTTACGTGCTGGATTGGGGCTATCCAGATCGCTCTGAGCGTTACCTCACCCTCGAAGATTATCTGCTGCGCTATATCGATGGCGCGGTAGATCACTTACGCGCGAAGTCGGGGCTGGATGCGGTCGATCTGCTCGGCATCTGCCAGGGCGGCACGTTCTCGTTGTGCTACGCCGCGTTGCAGCGGTCCAAGGTGCGCAATCTGATCACCATGGTCACGCCGGTGGATTTCCACACTCCCGACAACATGCTGTCCAATTGGGCGCGCATGGTCGATGTGGATCTGTTCGTCGATACGATGGGCAACGTGCCGGCGGATCTGATGAACGCCAGTTACCTGATGCTCAAGCCGTTCCGGCTCAATCTGCAAAAGTACGTGAGCCTGCTCGACATCCTCGACGACAAGCAGGCGCTGGAAGATTTCCTGCGTATGGAAAAGTGGATCTTCGATTCGCCCGATCTGGCTGGCGAGGCCTTCCGCGAGTTCGTCACGTTGTTCTATCAGCGCAATGGGCTGGTCACCGGCCAAGTGAGCATTGGCGGGCAGGCGGTGGATCTGCAGGCAGTCGACATGCCGGTGTTGAATATCTACGCCGAACACGATCATCTGGTGCCGCCGGATGCCTCGCGCGCACTGCGCAGTCTGGTCGGCAGCGACGATTACAGCGAGCTGAGTTTTCGCGGCGGGCATATCGGCATCTACGTCTCCGGACGTGCCCAGCGCGAAGTGCCGGTGGCCATCCATCGCTGGTTGCAGGAGCGTGACGGCACCACCTGA
- the phaE gene encoding class III poly(R)-hydroxyalkanoic acid synthase subunit PhaE, with protein MMAGSGSDNGNFEDKACQYWSAWADAMRHGQAGSSARPSPAPGSDAPQDWRKAVDWWSQLLPTQAAPQAQEAIDRFRNQAGGWFGTMQQVAAQFAGRDTSANEVSDAWRKAVQGQGEQLMQWTLGSLRGGSQGGFDPWLQEAALTWEKWRQENASWLDMPAFGLNRNRQARLQKLARAQQDYQAQSQAYGKQLKAAVEQAFTRFASKLSEHESSGTQLTSARALFDLWIEAAEESYADVALSDQFRQVYGGFANAHMRMRAALQEEVEELSERFGMPTRSEMDAAHRRIAELERLVQRMLRTAASPASKPAAASTADPVAPATDNPAATSKASAAPKPATATSAVKKTAAKKTAAKKPPANKTTDSKTVSKPSTGKLAGKPTTRKPSGAQA; from the coding sequence ATGATGGCAGGTAGCGGTTCGGACAACGGCAACTTCGAGGACAAGGCGTGCCAGTATTGGAGTGCCTGGGCAGATGCCATGCGCCACGGCCAGGCCGGCTCCAGTGCGCGGCCGTCACCGGCTCCTGGTAGCGACGCACCGCAAGACTGGCGCAAGGCGGTAGATTGGTGGTCGCAGTTGTTGCCGACGCAGGCCGCACCGCAGGCGCAGGAGGCGATTGACCGCTTCCGCAATCAGGCCGGTGGTTGGTTCGGCACCATGCAACAGGTGGCCGCGCAATTTGCCGGGCGCGACACCTCTGCCAACGAAGTCTCCGATGCGTGGCGGAAGGCCGTGCAAGGGCAGGGCGAGCAATTGATGCAATGGACGCTTGGTTCGTTGCGCGGTGGCAGCCAGGGCGGCTTCGACCCGTGGCTGCAGGAAGCGGCGCTGACTTGGGAAAAATGGCGGCAGGAAAATGCGTCGTGGTTGGACATGCCGGCGTTCGGTTTGAACCGTAATCGTCAGGCCCGCCTGCAGAAACTGGCACGCGCGCAGCAGGACTATCAGGCGCAGTCGCAAGCCTATGGCAAGCAACTCAAGGCCGCCGTCGAGCAGGCGTTCACGCGCTTTGCGTCCAAGCTGAGCGAGCACGAGAGCAGCGGCACCCAGTTGACCAGCGCGCGCGCCTTGTTCGATTTATGGATCGAGGCGGCCGAAGAATCCTATGCCGACGTTGCGTTGTCGGACCAGTTTCGCCAAGTGTACGGCGGCTTCGCCAACGCGCATATGCGCATGCGCGCTGCGCTGCAAGAGGAAGTCGAAGAACTCAGCGAACGCTTCGGAATGCCGACGCGTTCGGAAATGGATGCTGCCCATCGCCGTATTGCCGAGCTGGAGCGTTTGGTGCAGCGCATGCTGCGTACGGCGGCAAGCCCCGCAAGCAAACCTGCGGCAGCGTCGACTGCCGATCCGGTTGCGCCGGCCACGGACAACCCTGCGGCGACATCCAAGGCGAGTGCTGCGCCCAAGCCAGCAACTGCAACCAGCGCCGTCAAAAAAACCGCAGCGAAAAAGACTGCAGCTAAAAAGCCTCCGGCTAACAAGACCACCGATTCAAAGACCGTATCCAAGCCATCCACTGGCAAGCTCGCCGGCAAGCCGACCACACGCAAGCCAAGTGGAGCGCAGGCATGA
- a CDS encoding CDP-alcohol phosphatidyltransferase family protein — MKRHFSMLRDFQLADWFTLANAFCGTGVIFAVMRFVQEGHRGDLLLGMALIPLAFVFDALDGHVARWRKASSTLGRELNSLADVISFGVAPASLGYACGMRGGWDWLVLSYFVCCGVSRLARYNVTAEGIAGEADKVPYFEGTPIPTSLLLVILLAVAASSGHIGDTLWWGQWQLGPWQFHPLVLLFAVSGSLMISKTLRIPKP, encoded by the coding sequence ATGAAACGCCATTTCTCGATGTTGCGCGATTTCCAACTCGCGGACTGGTTCACGTTGGCCAATGCCTTCTGCGGCACCGGGGTGATCTTCGCGGTGATGCGGTTTGTGCAGGAAGGCCATCGTGGCGATCTGTTGCTGGGCATGGCGCTGATTCCGCTGGCGTTCGTGTTCGATGCGCTGGACGGGCACGTGGCGCGCTGGCGCAAAGCGTCCTCAACCCTGGGCCGCGAGCTGAATTCGCTGGCCGACGTGATTTCGTTCGGGGTGGCGCCGGCCTCGCTGGGCTATGCCTGCGGCATGCGCGGTGGCTGGGATTGGCTGGTGCTGAGCTATTTTGTCTGCTGCGGCGTAAGCCGGTTGGCGCGTTACAACGTCACTGCCGAAGGGATCGCCGGCGAGGCCGACAAGGTGCCGTACTTCGAAGGCACCCCGATTCCCACCAGCCTGCTGTTGGTGATTTTGCTCGCGGTCGCCGCCAGCAGTGGCCATATCGGCGACACCCTGTGGTGGGGCCAGTGGCAACTCGGGCCGTGGCAGTTCCACCCGCTGGTGCTGCTGTTTGCGGTGTCGGGCTCGCTGATGATCAGCAAGACGCTGCGGATCCCCAAACCCTGA
- a CDS encoding NUDIX hydrolase — protein sequence MPYTPIVATLGYLLSPDGTQVLMIHRTARPGDQHLGKYNGLGGKVEPDEDVLAGMRREIREEAGVECGEMQLRGTISWPGFGKHGEDWLGFVFLIGSFEGTPQTSNPEGTLEWVAIDQMDQVPMWEGDRNFLPLVFDGDPRPFHGVMPYRDGRMQSWTYSRI from the coding sequence ATGCCCTATACCCCCATTGTCGCCACGCTTGGCTACCTGTTATCGCCGGACGGCACGCAGGTGTTGATGATCCATCGCACTGCCCGTCCCGGCGATCAACACCTGGGCAAGTACAACGGGCTCGGCGGCAAGGTGGAACCGGACGAAGACGTGCTAGCCGGCATGCGCCGCGAGATTCGCGAAGAAGCCGGCGTCGAGTGCGGTGAAATGCAATTGCGCGGGACCATCAGCTGGCCGGGCTTCGGCAAGCACGGCGAGGACTGGCTGGGCTTTGTGTTCCTGATCGGCAGCTTCGAAGGCACGCCGCAGACCTCGAACCCGGAGGGCACACTGGAATGGGTGGCCATCGACCAGATGGACCAGGTGCCCATGTGGGAAGGCGACCGGAACTTCCTGCCGTTGGTGTTCGACGGCGACCCGCGTCCGTTCCATGGCGTCATGCCATATCGCGATGGGCGCATGCAGTCGTGGACATATTCGCGGATCTAA
- a CDS encoding DUF1249 domain-containing protein: protein MAQALSKLERIPKLSRFGWLMGLYAENFQHLTRLFAPADLAPGSYTSSIGDGLNLRLDVIECHRYTVELRLTYDLCDPVTGEPDPSAYVRLYRDARQAETTHCYVGRRWQDVMGLFPPPAELISHRMRMNTFLSKWLEYLAERGHGVATLRLDTDYVAPPRPSLQAAVD from the coding sequence ATGGCGCAAGCACTGAGCAAACTCGAACGCATTCCCAAGCTGAGCCGGTTCGGCTGGCTGATGGGCTTGTATGCAGAAAATTTCCAGCATCTGACCCGGCTGTTCGCACCGGCCGATCTCGCACCTGGTTCTTACACCTCCTCGATCGGCGATGGCTTGAATCTGCGGTTGGACGTGATCGAGTGCCACCGCTACACGGTGGAGCTGCGACTGACCTACGACCTGTGCGACCCGGTGACCGGCGAACCGGATCCGTCGGCCTATGTGCGCTTGTACCGCGACGCACGCCAGGCCGAAACCACGCATTGCTATGTCGGCCGCCGCTGGCAGGACGTTATGGGCCTGTTCCCGCCGCCAGCCGAACTGATCAGCCACCGTATGCGCATGAATACGTTCCTGAGCAAGTGGTTGGAGTACCTGGCCGAGCGTGGCCATGGCGTCGCTACCTTGCGTCTAGATACGGATTACGTCGCGCCGCCGCGTCCCAGCTTGCAGGCCGCCGTTGACTGA
- the ppsR gene encoding posphoenolpyruvate synthetase regulatory kinase/phosphorylase PpsR — MSTIRPVFYVSDGTGITAETIGHSLLTQFSGFNFVTDRMSFIDDAEKAREAAMRVRAAGERYQVRPVVVNSCVDPQLSMILAESGALMLDVFAPFIEPLERELNAPRHSRVGRAHGLVDFETYHRRINAMNFALSHDDGIALNYDEADVILVAVSRAGKTPTCIYLALHYGIRAANYPLTEEDLENENLPLRLRDYRSKLFGLTIDPERLQQIRQERRANSRYSAAETCRREVAIAERMFQMERIPSLSTTNTSIEEISSKVLSTLGLQREMF; from the coding sequence ATGTCAACGATTCGGCCGGTGTTTTACGTGTCCGATGGAACCGGTATCACCGCTGAAACGATTGGGCATAGCCTGCTCACACAGTTCAGTGGATTCAATTTCGTCACCGACCGCATGTCGTTCATCGACGATGCAGAAAAAGCGCGCGAGGCTGCGATGCGGGTGCGCGCTGCGGGCGAGAGGTACCAAGTGCGCCCGGTGGTGGTCAATTCCTGCGTCGATCCACAACTGAGCATGATCCTGGCCGAGAGCGGCGCGCTGATGCTGGATGTGTTCGCGCCCTTCATCGAGCCGCTGGAACGCGAACTCAACGCACCGCGACATTCGCGCGTGGGGCGTGCGCATGGCCTGGTGGATTTCGAGACTTACCACCGCCGTATCAATGCGATGAACTTCGCGTTGAGCCACGACGATGGCATCGCACTCAACTACGACGAGGCGGATGTGATCCTGGTGGCGGTGTCGCGCGCAGGCAAGACGCCGACCTGCATCTATCTGGCCTTGCATTACGGCATTCGCGCCGCAAATTACCCGTTGACCGAAGAAGACCTGGAAAACGAGAATCTGCCGCTGCGGTTGCGCGACTACCGCAGCAAGTTGTTCGGCCTGACCATCGATCCGGAGCGCCTGCAACAAATTCGACAGGAGCGACGTGCGAACTCCCGTTACAGCGCGGCAGAGACCTGTCGGCGCGAAGTGGCGATCGCCGAGCGCATGTTCCAGATGGAGCGCATTCCGTCGCTTAGCACCACCAATACCTCGATCGAGGAAATCTCCAGTAAGGTGTTGTCGACGTTGGGGCTGCAGCGCGAGATGTTCTAA
- the ppsA gene encoding phosphoenolpyruvate synthase, which translates to MNENILWLHELRLVDLARVGGKNSSLGEMIGKLAGLGVSVPGGYATTAEAFKDFIAHNSLSKRIFDKLATLDVEDVNALTIAGKEIRGWVIDAPLQPELDRDIRTAYEQLCAENGGGEVAVAVRSSATAEDLPDASFAGQQETFLNVTGADDVVHKVKEVFASLYNDRAIAYRVHHGFKHEDVFLSAGVQLMVRSGVGAAGVLFTLDTESGFRDVVFVTSSFGLGEMVVQGAVNPDEFYVYKPTLTAGKPAILRRSLGSKAIRMVYSDVPGERVRIEDTPVELRSTFSISDEDVQELSRQALVIEKHYGRPMDIEWAKDGVSGKLFIVQARPETVKSRSHATQIERFSLEAKGAKILVEGRAVGAKIGSGVARVVRSLEDMNRVQAGDVLIADMTDPDWEPVMKRASAIVTNRGGRTCHAAIIARELGVPAVVGSGNATDVLSDGQEVTVSCAEGDTGFIYDGLLPFERITTDLGNMPPAPLKIMMNVANPERAFDFGQLPNAGIGLARLEMIIAAHIGIHPNALLEYDKQDADVRKKIDAKIAGYGDPVSFYVNRLAEGIATLTASVAPNTVIVRLSDFKSNEYANLIGGSRYEPHEENPMIGFRGASRYVDPSFTKAFSLECKAVLKVRNEMGLNNLWVMIPFVRTLEEGLKVIEVLEQNGLKQGENGLKIIMMCELPSNALLADEFLEIFDGFSIGSNDLTQLTLGLDRDSSIVAHLFDERNPAVKKLLSMAIKSARAKGKYVGICGQGPSDHPELAEWLMQEGIESLSLNPDTVVDTWLRLAKLKSES; encoded by the coding sequence TTGAACGAGAATATCCTGTGGTTGCATGAGCTACGCCTGGTCGATCTGGCCCGCGTAGGCGGTAAAAATTCCTCGCTTGGCGAGATGATTGGCAAGTTGGCCGGGTTGGGCGTTTCGGTTCCCGGTGGATATGCGACCACTGCGGAAGCTTTCAAGGACTTCATCGCGCACAACAGTCTGTCCAAGCGCATCTTCGACAAGCTCGCAACGCTTGACGTCGAAGACGTCAACGCTCTCACCATCGCCGGCAAGGAGATTCGCGGCTGGGTGATCGATGCACCGCTGCAACCAGAATTGGACCGCGACATCCGCACTGCATACGAACAGCTATGCGCGGAAAACGGGGGCGGCGAAGTGGCGGTAGCAGTACGTTCGTCGGCAACCGCTGAAGATCTGCCGGACGCCTCGTTCGCAGGTCAGCAGGAAACCTTCCTCAATGTGACCGGCGCCGACGATGTCGTGCACAAGGTCAAGGAAGTGTTCGCCAGCCTCTACAACGATCGCGCAATTGCGTATCGCGTGCATCACGGCTTCAAGCACGAAGACGTGTTCCTGTCGGCCGGCGTGCAGTTGATGGTGCGCTCGGGGGTTGGAGCCGCCGGCGTGCTGTTTACACTGGACACCGAGTCGGGCTTTCGTGATGTGGTGTTCGTCACCTCGAGCTTCGGTCTGGGCGAAATGGTCGTGCAGGGCGCGGTCAACCCGGACGAGTTCTACGTCTACAAGCCCACGCTCACTGCAGGCAAGCCGGCGATCCTGCGCCGCTCGCTCGGCAGCAAAGCGATCCGCATGGTTTACTCGGATGTGCCCGGCGAGCGCGTGCGCATCGAAGACACACCGGTCGAACTGCGCAGCACCTTCTCGATCAGCGACGAAGACGTGCAGGAGCTTTCCAGGCAGGCGCTGGTGATCGAAAAGCATTACGGCCGCCCGATGGACATCGAGTGGGCGAAAGACGGTGTCAGCGGCAAGCTGTTCATCGTGCAGGCGCGCCCGGAAACGGTGAAATCGCGCAGCCACGCTACCCAGATCGAGCGTTTTTCTCTGGAAGCCAAGGGCGCCAAAATCCTGGTCGAAGGACGCGCGGTGGGTGCCAAGATCGGCAGCGGCGTGGCGCGCGTGGTGCGCTCGCTGGAGGACATGAACCGCGTGCAGGCCGGCGACGTGCTGATCGCCGACATGACCGACCCCGATTGGGAGCCGGTGATGAAACGCGCTTCGGCAATCGTCACCAACCGTGGCGGCCGTACCTGCCACGCGGCGATCATCGCGCGTGAGCTCGGCGTGCCGGCCGTGGTCGGTTCGGGTAACGCCACCGATGTGCTCAGCGACGGCCAGGAAGTGACGGTGAGCTGTGCCGAAGGCGATACCGGCTTCATCTACGACGGTCTGCTGCCGTTCGAGCGCATCACCACCGATCTGGGTAACATGCCGCCTGCGCCGCTCAAGATCATGATGAATGTGGCCAACCCGGAGCGCGCATTCGACTTCGGTCAACTGCCCAACGCTGGTATTGGTCTGGCGCGCCTGGAAATGATCATTGCCGCGCATATCGGCATCCATCCCAATGCGCTGCTGGAATACGACAAGCAGGACGCCGACGTGCGCAAGAAGATCGACGCCAAGATTGCCGGTTATGGCGATCCGGTGAGCTTCTACGTCAACCGTCTGGCCGAAGGCATCGCCACGCTGACCGCATCGGTGGCGCCGAATACGGTGATCGTGCGCTTGTCGGACTTCAAGTCGAACGAGTACGCCAACCTGATCGGCGGCTCGCGTTACGAACCGCATGAAGAGAACCCGATGATCGGCTTTCGTGGCGCCAGCCGTTATGTCGATCCGTCCTTCACCAAGGCGTTTTCGCTGGAATGCAAGGCGGTGTTGAAGGTGCGCAACGAAATGGGCTTGAACAACCTCTGGGTCATGATTCCGTTCGTGCGGACGCTGGAAGAAGGCCTCAAGGTGATCGAGGTGCTGGAGCAGAACGGGCTCAAGCAAGGCGAGAACGGCCTCAAGATCATCATGATGTGCGAGCTGCCGTCCAACGCATTGCTGGCAGACGAGTTCCTGGAAATCTTCGATGGTTTTTCGATCGGCTCCAACGATCTGACCCAGCTGACGCTGGGCCTGGATCGCGATTCGTCGATCGTGGCGCATCTGTTCGACGAGCGGAATCCGGCGGTCAAAAAACTGCTGTCGATGGCGATCAAGTCGGCGCGTGCCAAGGGCAAGTACGTCGGCATCTGCGGCCAGGGGCCGTCGGATCATCCGGAACTGGCCGAATGGCTGATGCAGGAAGGTATCGAATCACTGTCGTTGAATCCCGACACCGTGGTCGACACCTGGTTGCGTCTGGCCAAGCTCAAGAGCGAAAGCTGA
- a CDS encoding mechanosensitive ion channel family protein: protein MIGTVLAATAGAVVAKPAAAKAAEPAFNWANIPWAHYALDWGLALLIVVAGMWLAKQLSQWLHRALTRARIEITLTNFLRNVLYALLLVLVFVSALIQIGIPPTSLIAVLGAAGLAVGLALKDSLSNIAAGVMLIVLRPMRDGDHVVIAGQEGIVDEIRIFQTRLRSFDERMITLPNSTITTTPIVNYSTLPNRRLEVAVGVGYEDDLKKAQQLLLQIAKENPNVLDSPAPFVQVTNLGESTVDLMLFAYATNGNFGAAKSTTLEKIRNQLLENGLNIPYPQRDLHVYHHDADGKPMSELLLRGITDDGDLTKGPSLAR from the coding sequence ATGATTGGTACAGTGTTGGCGGCGACTGCCGGAGCAGTCGTTGCGAAGCCGGCGGCGGCCAAGGCCGCAGAGCCGGCGTTCAACTGGGCGAACATCCCGTGGGCGCATTACGCCCTCGATTGGGGGCTCGCGCTGCTGATCGTGGTGGCGGGCATGTGGCTCGCCAAGCAACTGAGCCAGTGGTTGCACCGTGCCCTTACCCGCGCCCGCATCGAGATCACGCTGACCAACTTCCTGCGTAACGTGCTGTACGCGTTGTTGCTGGTGTTGGTGTTCGTGAGCGCGTTGATCCAGATCGGCATACCGCCGACCTCGCTGATCGCCGTACTCGGTGCGGCAGGCCTGGCCGTTGGTCTGGCGTTGAAGGATTCGCTATCCAACATTGCCGCAGGCGTGATGCTGATCGTGCTGCGGCCGATGCGCGATGGCGACCATGTCGTGATTGCCGGCCAGGAAGGCATCGTGGACGAGATACGGATCTTCCAGACCCGGCTTCGCTCGTTCGACGAACGCATGATCACACTGCCCAACAGCACGATCACCACCACCCCGATCGTCAATTACAGCACCCTGCCCAACCGGCGCCTGGAAGTGGCCGTGGGCGTGGGCTATGAAGACGATCTGAAAAAAGCCCAGCAGTTGTTGTTGCAGATCGCCAAGGAGAATCCGAACGTTCTAGATTCGCCGGCACCGTTCGTGCAGGTCACCAACCTGGGCGAAAGCACGGTGGATCTGATGTTGTTTGCGTATGCGACCAACGGCAATTTCGGCGCGGCCAAGAGCACTACGCTGGAAAAGATCCGCAATCAGCTGCTGGAGAATGGGCTCAATATTCCTTATCCGCAGCGCGATCTGCATGTGTATCACCACGATGCCGACGGCAAGCCGATGTCGGAGCTGTTGTTGAGAGGCATCACAGACGATGGCGATTTGACCAAGGGACCGTCGCTGGCGCGTTGA
- the orn gene encoding oligoribonuclease → MADTFTGNDRLIWIDLEMTGLDTDRDSIIEIATIVTDAQLNVLAEGPELAIAHPLATLEAMDEWNRNQHRRSGLWQRVLDSRVTHAQAEAQTVTFLGEWIRAGASPMCGNSICQDRRFLHRQMSRLERYFHYRNLDVSTLKELARRWAPTVANGFAKSSAHTALSDVRDSIDELRHYRQFMGALGGDTQADVHS, encoded by the coding sequence ATGGCAGACACCTTTACAGGCAACGACCGACTGATCTGGATCGATCTGGAAATGACTGGTCTGGATACCGATCGCGATTCCATCATCGAGATCGCCACCATCGTGACCGATGCGCAGTTGAACGTGCTTGCCGAGGGACCGGAACTGGCCATCGCCCACCCGCTGGCAACGCTGGAAGCGATGGACGAATGGAATCGCAATCAGCATCGCCGTTCGGGTCTGTGGCAGCGCGTGCTCGACAGTCGGGTCACCCACGCTCAAGCCGAGGCGCAGACGGTCACGTTCCTGGGCGAGTGGATCCGCGCCGGCGCCTCGCCAATGTGCGGCAACTCGATCTGCCAGGACCGCCGCTTTCTACACCGCCAGATGTCGCGCCTGGAGCGCTACTTCCACTACCGCAACCTGGACGTTTCCACCCTCAAAGAGTTGGCGCGACGCTGGGCGCCGACGGTGGCCAACGGTTTCGCCAAAAGTTCGGCACACACTGCGCTGAGCGATGTGCGCGATTCGATCGACGAGCTGCGCCACTACCGGCAGTTCATGGGTGCGCTGGGTGGCGATACGCAGGCTGACGTGCACAGCTGA
- the tadA gene encoding tRNA adenosine(34) deaminase TadA encodes MQHALQLAERAERDYDEIPVGALLIDADSTVLGEGWNFNIASHDPSAHAEIMAMREGGRRLANHRLIDCTLYVTLEPCAMCAMAMIHARIARVVFAASDPKTGACGSVFDLLADPRHNHRVQVSGGVLAAEASLRLTNYFRAKRGKPPLAP; translated from the coding sequence ATGCAGCATGCCCTGCAACTGGCCGAACGTGCCGAGCGCGACTATGATGAGATCCCGGTCGGTGCCCTGCTGATCGATGCCGATAGCACCGTGCTGGGCGAGGGCTGGAACTTCAACATCGCCAGCCACGATCCCAGCGCACATGCCGAGATCATGGCCATGCGCGAAGGCGGCCGCCGCTTGGCCAACCATCGGCTGATCGACTGCACGCTATATGTCACCCTGGAGCCGTGCGCGATGTGCGCCATGGCGATGATCCATGCACGCATCGCGCGGGTGGTATTTGCTGCCAGCGACCCCAAGACCGGCGCTTGCGGCAGCGTGTTCGATCTGTTGGCCGACCCGCGCCACAACCATCGCGTGCAGGTCAGCGGCGGCGTACTGGCCGCTGAGGCCAGCCTGCGGCTGACCAATTACTTCAGGGCCAAGCGTGGCAAGCCGCCACTCGCGCCCTGA
- the mntR gene encoding manganese-binding transcriptional regulator MntR, which yields MGKSEKLEAVAPVLIDAQAHMESFRQVREARRAELVEDYVELISDLLADGGEARQVDIAARLGVAQPTVAKMLKRLVRDGWVVQRPYRGVFLTPAGEALAASSRQRHQIVERFLLALGIDEATARRDAEGIEHHVSEATVAAFAAFLGRQGGSAA from the coding sequence GTGGGCAAGAGCGAAAAGCTGGAGGCGGTCGCGCCGGTCCTGATCGATGCGCAGGCGCATATGGAGAGCTTCCGTCAGGTGCGCGAAGCGCGCCGCGCCGAGCTGGTCGAGGACTATGTGGAGCTGATCTCCGATCTGCTGGCCGACGGCGGCGAGGCGCGCCAGGTCGATATCGCCGCGCGTCTGGGCGTGGCCCAGCCCACCGTGGCCAAGATGCTCAAGCGGCTGGTGCGCGATGGCTGGGTGGTGCAGCGCCCGTACCGCGGCGTGTTCCTGACCCCGGCCGGCGAGGCACTGGCCGCATCCAGCCGCCAACGCCATCAGATCGTCGAACGCTTTCTGCTCGCCCTGGGCATTGACGAGGCCACCGCGCGCCGCGATGCCGAGGGCATCGAACATCATGTCAGTGAAGCGACCGTCGCCGCGTTTGCCGCCTTCCTTGGTCGCCAGGGCGGCAGCGCCGCGTGA